From a region of the Candidatus Brocadia sp. genome:
- a CDS encoding ATP-binding protein has protein sequence MKYYKNIFKSIQIQLICSICLLTTVPLLFVCVVEYYSSKDAIEQRVIEQLTSIADLKKNELNNWLDERLIDTSVIARNKILAAAATTLLQQRRRFESIDQLRKSEAGRVNYERILENLHLLKQVYKHYNVISIIDGANGEVVISTYPGIVGKTLSSFNDYIDTLEKKDVAVKDIYTSELIDQNCITYFCPVCMTDSLTLETTDIIIGVILLDVNVKNSVEPVIRNWPGMGETGETLLARREGNNLVYLNDLRHKPGAALKFVSPLSSAVDIPSVLSSGGEEGIKESVDYRNVPVLSAYRHIPVLNWGLVAKQDMKEAFAPVEKLKRRVILLIFVSLLIVIAMGISLTSRITQPILQLAQGAKAIASGNLDHRISVASDNEVGLLAREFNHMTEKLKESYTNLEQKVEERTTQLLRAERLAAVGELAAEVAHEINNPLGGLQNFASMLENEPGNALQTKKYATLMLDGLKRVEMIVKRLLTFSRPYTLRIAENDANAIIISSLEFIEHKTEPCHVSIHKELNPSLPPVLVDADHVSMVFINLMVNALESMPDGGALTIKTDICKQHEGCVTVHISDTGCGIQPEIKEKIFEPFFSTKNNMGEKGLGMGLAISKRIIEDHHGSITIESEVGEGTTFTICLPDQT, from the coding sequence ATGAAGTACTACAAAAATATCTTCAAGAGCATTCAAATACAGCTCATCTGTTCCATCTGTCTCTTGACCACCGTTCCCTTGCTGTTTGTGTGTGTGGTCGAATATTACAGCAGCAAGGATGCCATTGAACAACGGGTGATTGAACAACTGACCTCTATTGCGGATCTGAAGAAAAATGAACTCAACAACTGGCTTGACGAACGATTGATCGATACCTCAGTAATCGCCCGCAACAAGATACTTGCCGCTGCGGCTACCACCCTTTTACAGCAGAGGAGAAGGTTTGAAAGTATCGATCAGTTGAGAAAATCAGAGGCCGGACGGGTGAATTATGAAAGAATTTTAGAGAACCTCCATCTCCTGAAACAGGTGTATAAGCACTACAACGTTATCTCGATCATCGACGGAGCAAACGGTGAGGTGGTCATATCAACCTATCCTGGGATCGTCGGGAAAACCCTGAGTTCGTTTAACGATTATATCGATACCCTCGAAAAAAAGGATGTGGCGGTAAAAGATATTTACACCTCTGAGCTAATCGACCAGAACTGCATAACCTATTTTTGTCCCGTTTGTATGACTGATTCCCTTACCCTGGAAACCACGGATATTATCATTGGCGTCATTTTGCTGGATGTGAACGTTAAGAACAGCGTCGAGCCGGTGATTCGTAACTGGCCGGGAATGGGAGAGACCGGCGAGACTCTCCTGGCGAGGAGGGAAGGGAATAACCTTGTCTATCTCAATGATCTTCGTCACAAGCCCGGGGCTGCCCTGAAATTCGTCAGTCCCCTTTCCTCTGCCGTAGATATTCCCTCAGTATTAAGCTCCGGCGGCGAAGAGGGGATTAAGGAGTCGGTAGATTATCGCAACGTGCCGGTGCTTTCCGCCTACCGGCACATCCCCGTTCTCAATTGGGGGCTGGTGGCAAAGCAGGACATGAAGGAGGCGTTTGCACCCGTTGAAAAACTCAAGCGCCGCGTTATCCTCCTGATCTTCGTTAGTCTCCTTATTGTCATTGCCATGGGTATTTCACTCACCAGCCGGATCACGCAACCGATTTTACAACTGGCGCAGGGAGCAAAGGCTATCGCTTCGGGAAATCTTGACCATCGGATCTCGGTTGCCTCAGATAATGAAGTGGGTCTGCTTGCCAGAGAATTTAATCATATGACGGAGAAACTGAAGGAATCCTACACCAATCTGGAACAAAAGGTGGAGGAGCGCACCACGCAATTGTTACGGGCAGAGCGTCTTGCCGCAGTCGGAGAGCTTGCAGCCGAAGTGGCTCACGAAATCAATAACCCGTTAGGTGGCCTGCAAAACTTTGCAAGCATGCTTGAAAATGAACCGGGAAACGCCCTGCAAACAAAGAAGTACGCCACGCTTATGCTGGACGGTTTGAAACGAGTTGAGATGATCGTCAAGCGCCTTCTGACGTTTTCCCGTCCCTACACCCTTCGGATAGCAGAAAACGATGCGAATGCGATCATCATCAGTTCCCTTGAATTTATTGAGCACAAAACGGAACCCTGCCACGTAAGCATTCATAAGGAACTCAACCCGTCCCTGCCGCCTGTTTTGGTGGATGCAGACCACGTGTCCATGGTGTTCATCAACCTCATGGTAAATGCCCTTGAGAGTATGCCGGATGGTGGCGCCCTGACCATAAAGACGGATATTTGCAAGCAACATGAAGGATGCGTAACGGTTCATATCAGCGACACGGGTTGCGGTATTCAGCCTGAAATTAAGGAAAAGATTTTTGAACCTTTTTTTAGCACGAAGAACAACATGGGAGAAAAAGGGCTTGGGATGGGATTGGCCATCTCAAAGAGGATCATCGAGGACCATCACGGCAGCATTACTATAGAAAGCGAGGTCGGTGAAGGAACGACCTTCACGATATGCCTTCCCGATCAAACATGA
- a CDS encoding EamA family transporter encodes MEAFFLALLTAFIWGFVPFLEKVGLSSVEPTAAYLIRCSGVFLGVVILIAFTPQFPSFGKMGIKAIFFLVLAGILAGVVAQLVFYKALKTGEISKIIPVTCCYPVFSFLLGWIFLGEEITLSKAVGVLLILGGILLLK; translated from the coding sequence ATGGAAGCGTTTTTCCTTGCCTTACTGACGGCCTTTATCTGGGGATTTGTACCCTTTTTAGAGAAGGTCGGCCTCTCATCAGTTGAGCCAACCGCCGCATACCTGATACGATGTTCGGGCGTCTTCCTGGGTGTCGTAATTCTGATCGCTTTTACCCCTCAGTTTCCCTCTTTTGGGAAAATGGGGATCAAGGCCATTTTTTTTCTTGTCCTTGCCGGTATTCTGGCGGGTGTTGTGGCACAACTGGTATTTTACAAGGCGCTCAAGACAGGTGAGATATCAAAGATTATCCCCGTTACCTGCTGCTATCCCGTATTTTCTTTCCTTTTGGGTTGGATTTTTCTGGGCGAAGAGATTACCCTGTCCAAGGCAGTAGGCGTGTTGCTTATTCTGGGCGGCATATTGCTCCTTAAGTAA
- a CDS encoding DEAD/DEAH box helicase family protein produces the protein MTRFTDFRDPKPRSRPVFSFHRPETFREWRKRSKSFRGSLSDLPALPVERLRDCQVTAINNLETSFKDNRPKALVQMATGSGKTYTAITFIYRLLKYTHAKRILFLVDTKNLGEQAEQEFMAYQPNDDNRKFTELYGVYRLKSSNIPTDSQVYISTIQRLYSILKGTELEEGAEEENPNERSWQPKEVPPVEYNEKLPVEFFDVVVIDECHRSIYNLWKQVLEYFDVFQVGLTATPDQRTVAYFDQNLVSEYSHEIAVADGVNVGYDVFLIDTRVTQQGATFWKGVYVEHRERLNRKKRLELQDEDEAYTAQQLDRDVVNPNQIRTIIRTFKEHLPEIFPDRYNGEGEFEVPKTLIFAKTDSHADDIIQIVREEFAEGNHFCKKVTYKAVEDPKSVLAQFRNEYHPRIAVTVDMIATGTDVKSLECLLFMRDVKSRNYFEQMKGRGTRTVPFDDLKKVSPSAKYTKDHFVIVDAIGVTRSLKTDSRPLEKKPGVPLKDLLAAIAVGAREEELFTSVANRLTRLEKQITDKEKIQFSAKANGKTVTQVAKELLNAFNPDTLEDLRARVERENPGAAPVVKEEKYNHLQAELQNNAAKVFTGELNEYIENVRKAHEQKIDMQNPDTVINVGWNSDNKTKAETLVRDFKAWIEQHKDEITALQIFYAQPYRRRELTYAMMKEVLERLKTEKPVLAPMQVWRAYEHLDAVTSAARGSPRNELIALVSLIRKVSGVDKTLTAYDKTVDKNFQSWVFKKQAGALKFTEEQMQWLRMIKDHIATSIHLDADDLDYTPFDAAGGKGKMYQLFGDRMNEIINELNEALAA, from the coding sequence GTGACCCGGTTCACCGACTTCAGAGACCCCAAACCACGGTCAAGGCCGGTATTTTCCTTTCACCGCCCGGAAACCTTTCGTGAGTGGCGGAAGAGATCAAAATCGTTCCGTGGTAGCTTGTCTGACCTACCCGCGCTGCCCGTCGAAAGACTGCGTGATTGCCAAGTTACGGCCATTAACAACCTTGAAACATCCTTCAAGGATAATCGCCCAAAGGCATTGGTTCAGATGGCAACGGGCTCCGGGAAAACCTATACCGCCATCACGTTTATCTATCGTTTACTGAAATACACCCATGCAAAACGCATATTGTTTCTGGTTGACACCAAAAATCTGGGCGAACAGGCAGAACAGGAGTTCATGGCGTATCAGCCAAATGATGACAACCGCAAGTTCACCGAGTTGTATGGTGTATATCGCTTGAAATCAAGCAACATTCCTACTGACAGCCAGGTTTACATCAGCACTATCCAACGTTTGTATTCCATTCTGAAAGGAACGGAACTGGAAGAAGGCGCCGAGGAAGAAAATCCGAATGAGAGAAGTTGGCAGCCGAAAGAAGTCCCGCCCGTCGAATACAATGAAAAACTGCCGGTTGAATTCTTTGATGTTGTGGTGATTGACGAATGCCACCGTAGTATTTACAACCTGTGGAAACAGGTGCTGGAATACTTTGACGTCTTCCAGGTGGGATTAACCGCAACACCTGACCAACGCACGGTGGCCTACTTTGATCAGAACCTGGTCTCGGAATATTCCCACGAAATAGCCGTGGCCGACGGCGTGAATGTAGGTTACGATGTGTTTCTTATTGATACACGAGTCACCCAACAGGGCGCTACCTTCTGGAAAGGCGTGTATGTGGAGCACCGTGAACGATTGAACAGGAAGAAACGGCTGGAGTTGCAGGATGAGGATGAGGCATACACCGCACAGCAGTTGGACAGGGACGTGGTGAACCCGAATCAAATCCGCACGATTATTCGTACGTTCAAGGAACATTTGCCCGAAATATTTCCCGATCGCTACAATGGGGAGGGTGAATTTGAAGTGCCCAAGACACTCATCTTTGCCAAGACCGATTCCCACGCTGACGACATCATTCAGATTGTCCGTGAGGAGTTTGCCGAAGGAAATCATTTCTGCAAAAAAGTGACTTACAAGGCAGTCGAAGACCCAAAGTCGGTGCTGGCGCAATTCCGCAACGAGTACCACCCGAGGATTGCCGTTACGGTTGACATGATTGCCACCGGCACGGATGTGAAGTCATTGGAATGTCTGCTTTTCATGCGTGACGTAAAAAGCCGGAATTATTTTGAACAGATGAAAGGCAGGGGCACACGGACCGTTCCCTTTGATGACCTGAAAAAGGTTTCACCTTCGGCCAAATACACCAAAGACCATTTTGTGATCGTGGATGCCATCGGCGTTACCAGGAGTTTGAAAACCGACAGCCGTCCGTTGGAAAAGAAGCCCGGCGTGCCCTTAAAAGACTTGCTGGCAGCCATTGCCGTAGGCGCGCGGGAGGAAGAGTTGTTTACTTCCGTTGCCAACCGCTTGACACGCCTGGAAAAACAGATTACCGACAAGGAGAAAATACAATTTTCTGCAAAGGCCAACGGCAAAACCGTTACGCAGGTGGCAAAGGAATTATTGAATGCCTTCAATCCCGATACCCTGGAAGATTTACGTGCGAGGGTAGAACGCGAAAATCCCGGAGCAGCGCCCGTTGTGAAGGAAGAAAAATACAATCACCTGCAAGCTGAATTGCAGAACAACGCAGCTAAGGTATTTACCGGTGAGTTGAATGAATATATTGAAAATGTACGCAAGGCACATGAACAGAAGATTGATATGCAGAATCCCGATACCGTAATCAATGTGGGCTGGAACAGCGACAACAAGACAAAGGCGGAAACCCTGGTGCGGGATTTTAAGGCGTGGATAGAGCAGCACAAGGACGAAATCACTGCCTTGCAGATTTTTTATGCGCAGCCATATCGCAGGCGTGAACTCACCTACGCCATGATGAAAGAGGTGTTAGAAAGATTGAAGACTGAAAAGCCCGTCCTTGCGCCCATGCAGGTGTGGCGCGCCTATGAGCACCTGGATGCTGTAACAAGCGCAGCACGAGGCAGCCCGCGGAATGAGCTGATTGCGTTGGTCTCCCTGATCCGTAAAGTTTCAGGCGTTGACAAGACACTGACGGCTTACGACAAAACCGTGGACAAAAATTTTCAGAGCTGGGTGTTTAAGAAACAGGCAGGCGCATTGAAGTTTACGGAAGAACAGATGCAATGGTTGCGGATGATAAAAGACCACATCGCCACCAGCATCCACCTTGATGCCGACGACCTGGATTACACACCCTTCGATGCCGCCGGTGGCAAGGGAAAGATGTATCAGCTCTTTGGCGACAGGATGAATGAGATTATTAACGAACTCAATGAGGCATTGGCGGCATAA
- a CDS encoding restriction endonuclease subunit S, translating to MVDRKQIPPSWEVVKHSEIAEINPKLPFKNIDDNTEVSFLPMKLVEEEKNIFYLTEFRKYKDVKKGFTPFTNGDVIFAKITPCMENGKCVVLHDLKNEVGFGSTEFHVSRPRECVIAKYIFYSIIQQQFRRIAESNMTGSVGQKRVTTLFFSEFEIPLPPFPEQHRIVSKIEELFSELDKGIESLKTAHQQLKIYRQAVLKWAFEGRLTEEWRKENSILNTAYDYLRQVSEIRKKNFLEAKKNGIKRIEKNYDFEFRRSEEIKTWANATLNKLIYIAGRIGWRGLTKDEYTIEGPMFLSVHSLNYGKYVEFKDAYHISEERYLESPEIMLKEKDILLCKDGAGIGKIGIINKLPSEATVNSSLLIIRGMEIFIPEFLYHLLSGPKLQGIVRKRITGSATPHLFQNDIRKFELLIPPLEEQHQIVSEIETRLSVCDKLEETITTALRQGDALRQSILKKAFEGRLVEQDPNDEPASKLLERIKADKVKGMTKDDTRKKKIPKG from the coding sequence ATGGTTGACAGAAAACAAATACCGCCAAGTTGGGAAGTTGTGAAACATAGTGAAATTGCAGAAATAAATCCTAAACTTCCTTTTAAAAATATTGATGACAACACCGAAGTTTCATTTCTTCCAATGAAATTAGTTGAAGAAGAAAAAAATATTTTCTATCTCACTGAATTCAGAAAATACAAGGATGTAAAAAAAGGTTTCACCCCATTTACAAATGGTGATGTGATTTTTGCAAAGATTACGCCGTGTATGGAGAACGGAAAATGTGTCGTTCTACATGATCTTAAAAATGAAGTTGGTTTCGGTTCAACGGAGTTTCATGTTTCACGACCAAGAGAATGTGTCATCGCTAAGTACATTTTTTATTCCATTATTCAACAGCAATTCAGAAGAATTGCAGAAAGTAATATGACTGGCAGTGTAGGACAGAAAAGAGTTACAACGCTATTTTTTTCCGAGTTTGAAATTCCTCTTCCCCCTTTCCCCGAACAACACCGCATTGTTTCCAAAATAGAAGAACTCTTCAGCGAATTAGACAAAGGCATTGAAAGTTTAAAAACCGCCCATCAGCAACTCAAAATCTACCGTCAGGCCGTGTTGAAGTGGGCTTTTGAAGGAAGGTTGACCGAGGAATGGAGAAAAGAAAACTCAATTTTAAATACAGCCTATGACTATTTAAGACAAGTATCGGAAATACGTAAGAAGAATTTTTTAGAAGCTAAGAAAAATGGTATAAAGAGGATTGAAAAAAATTATGATTTTGAATTTAGACGAAGTGAGGAAATAAAAACTTGGGCAAATGCCACTTTGAATAAATTAATCTACATAGCGGGTAGAATAGGATGGAGAGGTTTAACAAAAGATGAATACACAATTGAAGGCCCAATGTTTTTGAGTGTGCATTCACTTAACTATGGAAAGTATGTAGAGTTTAAAGACGCTTATCATATTTCCGAAGAAAGGTATTTAGAAAGTCCAGAGATAATGCTTAAAGAAAAAGATATATTGCTTTGTAAAGATGGTGCAGGTATTGGTAAAATTGGCATCATTAATAAACTTCCATCGGAGGCAACGGTAAATTCCTCTTTGCTTATAATAAGAGGCATGGAAATATTTATCCCGGAGTTTTTATATCATCTGCTAAGTGGACCTAAGCTACAGGGTATAGTACGAAAACGAATCACCGGAAGTGCTACTCCTCACTTATTCCAAAATGATATTAGAAAATTTGAACTTCTTATTCCTCCCCTTGAAGAACAACATCAAATTGTTTCAGAAATAGAAACCCGCCTTTCCGTATGCGATAAATTGGAAGAAACCATAACAACCGCCTTGCGGCAAGGCGATGCCCTGCGGCAGAGTATTTTAAAAAAGGCATTTGAGGGAAGGCTGGTTGAGCAAGACCCCAATGACGAACCGGCATCAAAACTCCTGGAGAGGATAAAGGCAGACAAGGTAAAGGGTATGACAAAGGATGATACACGAAAGAAGAAAATCCCGAAGGGATGA
- the tnpA gene encoding IS200/IS605 family transposase, with protein sequence MAGTFSQVYIQVVFTVKGWENLIGKEWKDELHRYIAGVIKGKEQKPIIVNGMPDHIHAFVGLRPAMAISDLVRDIKNNSSNFINENKLVKGKFSWQEGYGVFSYSHSHIQNVYDYILNQEEHHRTKTFREEYIDFLKKFEIEYNEKYLFEWME encoded by the coding sequence ATGGCAGGCACATTTTCACAAGTTTACATTCAAGTTGTCTTCACGGTAAAAGGATGGGAAAATCTCATTGGTAAGGAGTGGAAAGATGAATTGCATAGATACATTGCCGGAGTCATCAAAGGTAAAGAACAAAAGCCAATCATTGTCAACGGAATGCCTGACCATATTCATGCCTTTGTCGGGTTGCGGCCAGCTATGGCTATTTCCGATTTGGTCCGTGATATCAAAAACAATTCATCCAATTTTATCAATGAGAATAAATTAGTGAAAGGGAAATTTTCCTGGCAGGAAGGATATGGCGTATTTTCATATTCTCATTCACACATTCAGAATGTTTACGATTACATTTTGAATCAGGAGGAACATCACCGCACGAAAACATTCAGAGAGGAATACATTGACTTTTTGAAGAAATTTGAAATTGAATACAATGAAAAATATTTGTTTGAGTGGATGGAGTAA
- a CDS encoding FRG domain-containing protein, with translation MKEIKVESFSHFIQKIENNCSSDDFLFRGQNNDWPLRPKLGRLVEDGLIRDKSIKIEKLEIKLLETFKRFAKPHINELPQNQFQLLALAQHHGLPTRLLDWTSSPLVALWFTVEKPCENDYGVVWAFEPIKDGYLNNAMEDVELSSIDKTIIFQPELISPRIISQNGWFSVHAFNESKDNFTRFDKIKRYKDLLIKFTIDKSLFKDIRHSLDRCGINQSTMYPGIDGVAGYSSWNHTLLKDES, from the coding sequence ATGAAAGAAATTAAAGTAGAATCATTCTCTCACTTTATTCAGAAAATCGAAAATAACTGTTCGTCAGATGATTTTTTATTCAGAGGTCAAAACAATGATTGGCCATTACGACCTAAATTAGGGCGTTTAGTCGAAGATGGGCTAATAAGAGATAAAAGCATTAAGATAGAGAAACTTGAAATAAAACTACTAGAAACATTTAAAAGATTTGCAAAACCACACATTAATGAATTGCCTCAAAATCAATTTCAATTGTTGGCGCTAGCTCAACATCATGGACTACCAACAAGATTACTGGATTGGACAAGCAGCCCGCTGGTAGCCCTATGGTTTACCGTAGAAAAACCATGCGAAAATGATTATGGTGTCGTTTGGGCATTCGAACCAATAAAGGATGGTTATCTAAATAATGCAATGGAAGATGTTGAGCTTTCTTCAATTGATAAAACCATAATCTTTCAACCCGAACTTATTTCTCCAAGAATTATTTCTCAAAATGGATGGTTTTCTGTTCATGCATTTAATGAGAGCAAGGATAATTTTACAAGGTTTGATAAAATTAAAAGATATAAAGACCTTTTGATTAAATTTACAATTGACAAAAGCTTATTTAAAGATATTAGGCATTCTTTAGATAGATGTGGAATAAATCAAAGTACAATGTATCCGGGAATTGATGGAGTAGCAGGTTATTCATCTTGGAATCACACATTGTTAAAAGATGAATCATAA
- a CDS encoding type I restriction-modification system subunit M gives MNTSSIISKIWSFCHTLRDDGVGYGDYLEQLTYMLFLKMADEFSKPPYNRKLPIPKEYTWESLTEKKGAALELHYTTLLRELSQQKGILGQIFTKSQNKIQDPAKLYKLIDMIDKEQWSTMGTDVKGQIYEGLLEKNAEDTKSGAGQYFTPRALIKAMVACLRPEPSKTIADPACGTGGFFLAAYDFIADNYSLDKEQKQFLKYKTFFGNEIVASTRRLCLMNLFLHNVGDIDSENVISSTDALVADDGRRYDYVLTNPPFGKKSSMTFTNEEGEQEKEDLTYNRQDFWATTSNKQLNFVQHIHTMLKTTGQAAVVAPDNVLFEGGAGETVRKKLLETTDLHTILRLPTGIFYAQGVKANVIFFDAKPAGKKAWTKETWFYDYRTNIHHTLKKNPLRLDDLKDFITCYNPANRHKRKETYHAETNPEGRWRKFTYDEIVSRDKTSLDITWIKDKSLADLDSLPDPDELAEDIIENLEAGLESFREIMQSVKSGVALKNRISCAKRHAVHRLYENGSRKSQGS, from the coding sequence ATGAATACAAGTTCAATAATCAGTAAAATATGGAGCTTTTGCCACACCCTGCGGGACGACGGCGTAGGCTACGGCGATTATTTAGAGCAACTTACATATATGCTTTTTTTGAAAATGGCGGATGAGTTTTCCAAACCACCATACAACCGCAAACTTCCCATCCCTAAGGAATATACCTGGGAAAGTCTGACGGAAAAGAAGGGAGCAGCGCTGGAACTACATTACACCACACTGCTTCGTGAGCTGTCACAACAAAAAGGCATCCTTGGGCAGATTTTTACCAAGAGCCAAAACAAGATTCAAGACCCTGCCAAACTCTACAAACTCATTGACATGATTGACAAGGAACAGTGGAGCACCATGGGTACAGATGTGAAGGGGCAGATTTACGAAGGGCTGCTGGAGAAAAATGCTGAGGACACCAAAAGCGGCGCAGGGCAATACTTCACGCCAAGGGCGTTGATTAAAGCAATGGTGGCATGTCTGAGACCTGAACCCAGCAAAACCATTGCTGATCCGGCTTGCGGCACGGGCGGCTTCTTTCTGGCTGCTTACGATTTTATTGCCGATAATTATTCGTTGGACAAAGAGCAAAAGCAGTTTCTTAAATACAAGACATTTTTTGGCAATGAGATTGTTGCCAGTACCCGCAGGTTGTGCCTGATGAATCTGTTTCTGCACAACGTCGGTGATATTGACAGCGAAAATGTGATTTCTTCCACCGATGCGCTGGTTGCCGATGATGGCAGGCGGTATGATTATGTTCTCACCAATCCTCCTTTCGGAAAGAAGAGCAGCATGACGTTCACCAATGAAGAAGGTGAACAGGAAAAGGAAGACCTTACCTACAACCGGCAGGATTTCTGGGCGACCACGAGCAACAAGCAACTCAATTTTGTCCAGCACATCCACACCATGTTAAAAACGACGGGACAGGCAGCCGTTGTGGCGCCTGATAATGTACTGTTTGAAGGCGGGGCGGGAGAAACGGTGCGTAAGAAACTTTTAGAAACCACCGACCTGCATACCATCCTTCGTTTGCCAACGGGGATTTTTTATGCTCAGGGCGTAAAGGCGAATGTGATCTTCTTTGATGCAAAACCCGCCGGGAAAAAGGCATGGACGAAGGAAACATGGTTTTACGATTACCGCACCAATATCCACCACACACTGAAGAAAAATCCCCTAAGGCTGGACGACCTTAAGGATTTCATTACCTGCTACAATCCAGCCAACCGCCACAAACGGAAGGAAACATATCATGCAGAGACAAACCCCGAAGGCAGGTGGAGAAAATTCACCTACGATGAAATCGTCAGCCGTGACAAGACTTCGCTTGATATCACGTGGATAAAAGATAAGTCATTGGCCGACCTCGATAGCTTGCCCGACCCTGATGAGCTGGCTGAGGATATTATTGAAAATCTGGAAGCCGGCTTGGAAAGTTTTCGGGAGATCATGCAATCTGTCAAGAGCGGTGTTGCGCTTAAGAATCGCATTTCTTGCGCGAAAAGACATGCAGTTCACAGACTTTACGAAAATGGTAGCCGCAAATCGCAAGGCTCATAG
- a CDS encoding B12-binding domain-containing radical SAM protein encodes MNVLLIYPEFPDTFWSFKHALKFVRKKASFPPLGLLTVAAMLPTEWAKRLVDLNVTPLKEKDLAWADYAFISGMIVQRKSACQIIARCKKAGVKIVAGGPLFTSEYEQFADVDHFVLNEAEVTLPPFLEDLSREKARRVYMTTEFADIRKTPVPLWELADLNRYISMSIQYSRGCPYHCEFCNVTALFGHRPRTKTAAQITAELDRFYSLGWRGSIFFVDDNLIGNKTSIKTGLLPELIRWQQEHVAMSFHTEVSINLADDVPLMQMMVEAGFETVFVGIETPDEDGLAECGKKQNKNRDLIEDVRRIQRAGLQVQGGFVVGFDSDTPSIFQRQIEFIQKSGIVTAMIGLLQAPPGTRLYERLRKENRLLGQISGDNVDGTTNIIPSMNIDTLQEGYKNILRCVYSPEHYYQRIKTFFREYKPKKTDAPLDVRRLLVLFRSIFYLGILGKERVYYWKLFVWTYFHHPRLFPLAMSLAICGYHFRKVCELHVFSRKKCDS; translated from the coding sequence ATGAACGTACTGCTAATTTATCCTGAATTTCCTGATACCTTTTGGAGTTTTAAGCATGCGCTGAAATTTGTGCGGAAAAAGGCATCCTTTCCGCCACTAGGGCTCCTGACCGTTGCCGCCATGCTGCCGACAGAATGGGCAAAACGTCTGGTAGATCTCAATGTAACACCACTTAAGGAAAAAGACCTTGCGTGGGCTGATTACGCATTCATCAGCGGTATGATTGTGCAACGAAAATCAGCTTGTCAAATTATCGCCAGATGCAAAAAGGCCGGCGTTAAGATCGTCGCCGGCGGACCGCTCTTCACGAGCGAATACGAACAGTTTGCGGATGTCGATCACTTTGTGCTGAATGAGGCCGAGGTAACGCTGCCTCCTTTTCTGGAGGACTTGAGCCGGGAGAAAGCCAGGCGGGTCTATATGACCACTGAGTTTGCCGACATCCGGAAGACGCCGGTCCCGCTCTGGGAGCTGGCAGATCTGAACCGGTATATTTCCATGAGCATCCAGTACTCCCGGGGGTGTCCCTATCATTGTGAGTTTTGCAACGTAACGGCGTTGTTTGGCCACCGGCCACGCACCAAGACTGCCGCACAAATTACCGCCGAATTGGACCGTTTTTACAGCCTGGGATGGCGCGGATCCATCTTCTTTGTTGACGACAACCTCATCGGCAACAAAACGAGCATTAAGACCGGATTGTTGCCCGAACTGATCCGCTGGCAGCAAGAACATGTTGCAATGTCTTTCCACACGGAAGTCTCTATTAACCTGGCAGACGATGTGCCATTGATGCAGATGATGGTCGAGGCAGGATTTGAAACGGTCTTTGTTGGAATCGAGACGCCGGACGAGGACGGGCTGGCTGAATGCGGTAAAAAACAAAACAAAAACCGTGATCTCATTGAAGACGTCCGACGTATCCAGCGAGCCGGGTTACAGGTACAGGGAGGCTTTGTTGTCGGTTTTGACAGTGATACCCCGTCGATCTTCCAGCGGCAAATTGAGTTTATCCAGAAAAGCGGCATTGTAACGGCGATGATTGGCCTGCTTCAGGCGCCGCCTGGCACAAGACTATATGAACGACTGAGAAAAGAGAACCGGTTGCTTGGCCAAATATCGGGAGACAACGTCGATGGCACAACAAATATTATCCCGTCCATGAACATAGATACGCTGCAGGAAGGGTATAAAAATATCCTTCGGTGTGTTTATTCTCCTGAGCATTACTATCAACGCATCAAGACCTTCTTTCGGGAATACAAACCGAAGAAGACGGATGCCCCCCTTGACGTCAGGCGTCTCCTCGTCTTATTTCGTTCCATCTTCTATCTGGGCATTCTGGGCAAAGAGCGGGTCTATTACTGGAAGCTTTTTGTATGGACGTATTTTCACCACCCCAGGTTATTTCCCCTGGCTATGAGCCTTGCGATTTGCGGCTACCATTTTCGTAAAGTCTGTGAACTGCATGTCTTTTCGCGCAAGAAATGCGATTCTTAA